A genomic stretch from Candidatus Zixiibacteriota bacterium includes:
- a CDS encoding iron ABC transporter permease: MPLLVTTAALLVAYFALTPLFILAYGSLSDAPPGVAGTLSFGNYVRAYSDPEFLPLVRNTLEFATASSFVSFALGSYLAWICERTNAPARSFITAAVLVLFIVPGVLETVAWILLLSPRIGLVNLVVRQLAGSDAFSLNIYSFTGMVWAESMNLYPLVFLLMSAALRSQDGAMEEASLACGASNFATLTRITLRLVTPAMVSAFLITFVRAVEAFEVPALIGARAGVFVLTTKIYGALQRLRPQYGVAGAYAMILLAISSAGVFCYYRLTKMAERYATITGKGYRPRRVDLGAWKYPNACLALAVVGLTAVLPVVNLVWSSLTPYLSVPSLEMLPHLSLKSYSELAGLPFARRAFLNSALLSFLSASSVMLLTSVVAWVTVKSRMRARFLLDNLAFLPIAIPGLVLGVSLLVLYLTLPVPVYGTLWILFIAYVTKYLPYGIRAASASMIQIGRELEEASTASGAVWRQTFVRIVLPLLMPGFVAGWIYIAVVSLRELSTSILLYTQESMVLSVLVFDLWESGLYSNVAALGVLMVLFLVAIAWIARRIGARVGSVD; this comes from the coding sequence TTGCCGCTTCTGGTCACCACCGCTGCGCTCCTCGTCGCTTACTTCGCTTTGACCCCGCTCTTCATCCTGGCGTACGGGAGCCTGAGCGACGCCCCGCCCGGCGTTGCGGGCACGCTGAGCTTCGGCAACTACGTTCGCGCCTACTCGGATCCGGAGTTCCTGCCGCTGGTCCGGAACACGCTGGAGTTCGCGACCGCGAGCTCCTTTGTTTCGTTCGCGCTCGGCTCCTACCTTGCCTGGATCTGCGAGCGAACCAACGCGCCGGCGCGTTCCTTCATCACCGCGGCGGTCCTCGTCCTGTTCATCGTGCCCGGGGTGCTGGAAACCGTCGCCTGGATCCTGCTGCTTTCGCCCCGGATCGGGTTGGTCAATCTCGTCGTCCGACAGCTGGCGGGCAGTGACGCCTTCTCGCTGAACATCTACTCGTTCACGGGAATGGTCTGGGCTGAATCGATGAACCTTTATCCCCTGGTCTTCCTGCTCATGTCGGCGGCGCTGAGATCCCAGGACGGGGCGATGGAGGAGGCGTCGCTCGCCTGCGGGGCGAGCAACTTCGCGACGCTCACCCGGATCACGCTCCGGCTGGTGACGCCGGCGATGGTTTCCGCGTTCCTCATCACCTTCGTTCGCGCCGTCGAGGCGTTCGAGGTCCCCGCGCTGATCGGAGCGCGCGCGGGCGTTTTCGTTCTGACCACCAAGATCTACGGGGCCCTCCAGAGGCTTCGTCCCCAGTACGGCGTTGCCGGCGCGTACGCGATGATCCTTCTTGCGATCAGCTCGGCCGGAGTGTTTTGCTACTACCGGCTGACCAAGATGGCCGAGCGCTACGCGACGATCACCGGGAAAGGCTATCGCCCCCGCCGGGTGGATCTGGGAGCCTGGAAATATCCGAACGCGTGTCTTGCGCTCGCCGTCGTCGGGTTGACCGCGGTTCTGCCGGTCGTGAACCTGGTCTGGTCTTCCCTCACTCCCTATCTCTCCGTGCCGAGCCTGGAGATGTTGCCGCACCTGTCGCTCAAGAGCTACTCGGAACTGGCCGGACTGCCTTTTGCGCGCCGCGCGTTTCTCAACAGCGCCCTGCTCTCCTTCCTGAGCGCTTCGAGCGTCATGCTGTTGACTTCCGTCGTCGCCTGGGTGACGGTCAAGTCCAGGATGCGGGCCCGGTTCCTGCTCGACAACCTCGCGTTCCTCCCCATCGCGATACCCGGACTCGTGCTGGGCGTGAGCCTGCTGGTTCTCTATCTGACGCTCCCCGTTCCCGTGTACGGCACGCTGTGGATTCTCTTCATCGCATACGTCACCAAGTACCTGCCCTACGGTATCCGGGCCGCTTCCGCATCCATGATTCAGATCGGCCGCGAGCTGGAGGAGGCCTCGACGGCCAGCGGGGCGGTGTGGCGGCAGACGTTCGTCAGAATCGTCCTGCCGCTGCTGATGCCCGGTTTCGTGGCCGGCTGGATTTACATCGCCGTGGTTTCCCTGCGCGAGCTTTCAACCTCGATCCTGCTCTACACCCAGGAGAGCATGGTCCTTTCGGTGCTGGTCTTTGACCTCTGGGAGTCGGGCCTGTACAGCAATGTCGCCGCTCTCGGGGTCCTCATGGTGTTGTTCCTGGTCGCGATCGCCTGGATCGCGCGCCGCATCGGGGCGCGCGTCGGCTCCGTCGACTGA
- a CDS encoding aspartate/glutamate racemase family protein, which translates to MRIMFLNHSYKRHSPALESHILKLLYSYASPGTEFELAYPEDLGGGEVLSLLEERKALSGLHHILETPALVKKAIEAERLGFDAVIQSNTFDPGVEASRLAVRIPVVGLLRASLHFAASLCDRFGVIVPLQTHIPHTLRLVQSYGMSAFLSGIRTVNLYDTGDLSAYHDTVIERTLAAARELIAEGAQAILPLGGKIYPYVVEPRELEPELGVPVINTKAVGVRFAELLVVTKCTHSAKAYPWSAGITPDAISRRSRD; encoded by the coding sequence ATGCGCATCATGTTTCTCAATCACTCGTACAAACGCCATTCCCCGGCGCTGGAATCCCATATTCTGAAGCTGCTGTACAGTTACGCTTCGCCGGGCACCGAGTTCGAGCTCGCCTATCCCGAGGACCTCGGCGGCGGCGAGGTTCTCTCTCTCCTCGAAGAACGCAAAGCTCTGTCCGGCCTCCATCACATTCTCGAAACCCCGGCCCTGGTGAAAAAAGCGATCGAGGCCGAGCGCCTCGGTTTCGACGCGGTGATTCAGAGCAATACCTTCGATCCCGGCGTCGAGGCCAGTCGGCTCGCGGTTCGCATCCCGGTGGTCGGCCTTCTCCGGGCGTCGCTCCACTTCGCGGCCTCCCTGTGCGATCGTTTCGGCGTGATCGTCCCGCTGCAGACCCACATCCCCCACACCCTGCGCCTGGTGCAGAGCTACGGCATGTCCGCCTTTCTCTCCGGCATCAGGACCGTGAACCTCTACGATACCGGCGACCTCTCCGCGTACCACGATACCGTGATCGAGCGCACCCTGGCGGCGGCGCGAGAGCTGATCGCCGAAGGCGCGCAGGCGATCCTGCCGCTCGGAGGAAAAATCTACCCCTACGTGGTCGAGCCCCGCGAGCTCGAGCCGGAGCTCGGGGTACCGGTCATCAACACCAAAGCGGTCGGCGTGCGCTTTGCCGAGCTATTGGTGGTCACGAAGTGCACGCACAGCGCCAAAGCCTACCCGTGGTCCGCCGGCATCACGCCCGACGCGATCTCCCGGCGCTCGCGCGATTGA
- a CDS encoding amidohydrolase family protein, producing MIIDGDGHLFETEEIFAEHMEPEFRNYRPRLIRDDRGYNFWVVDGQTSYKRPSVKGAGAPGTAAPPGPAIQQARRASVGSQTLSNLKERLEDLDREGIDVQVLYPSFLLHVNAWPDGILANAVCRAYNTWLAKVCRQAPDRLRGVGVVSLQDPEGAAREAARIKELGMSAVMINGTAGARRLDHADHDPFFAEADRLKLPIAVHFSLQFPVLDRLFEHHFPNRVLAGIVPIMAGLTSVLCSGLLDRYPNLTFAFLEGGIGWIPAHVERMDDHFENPRYGARDLISRPPSEYLATRRIFFGCEGDEKSLGRVLREVGEDLFIYSSDYPHADRTQGTARFLERRDDLEPAARRKLLEENARSFYGI from the coding sequence ATGATCATCGACGGCGACGGGCACCTGTTCGAAACCGAAGAGATTTTCGCCGAGCACATGGAGCCGGAGTTCAGGAACTACCGCCCCAGGCTGATCCGCGACGATCGCGGCTACAATTTCTGGGTGGTCGACGGCCAGACCTCGTACAAGCGCCCTTCGGTGAAGGGAGCCGGCGCGCCCGGAACGGCCGCGCCGCCGGGCCCGGCGATTCAGCAGGCGCGGCGCGCCTCGGTCGGAAGCCAGACGCTGTCGAATCTCAAAGAAAGGCTGGAGGACCTCGACCGGGAGGGAATCGACGTGCAGGTCCTGTACCCCAGTTTTCTGCTGCACGTCAATGCATGGCCCGACGGGATCCTGGCGAACGCCGTCTGCCGCGCCTACAACACGTGGCTCGCAAAGGTTTGCCGGCAGGCCCCGGATCGGCTCCGCGGCGTGGGCGTGGTCTCGCTGCAGGACCCCGAAGGGGCAGCCAGGGAAGCGGCGCGAATCAAGGAGCTTGGGATGTCGGCCGTCATGATCAACGGCACCGCGGGCGCCAGGCGCCTGGACCATGCGGACCACGACCCTTTTTTCGCCGAGGCGGATCGGCTGAAGCTTCCGATCGCGGTCCATTTCAGCCTCCAGTTCCCGGTTCTCGACCGCCTTTTCGAGCACCACTTCCCCAACCGGGTGCTGGCGGGCATCGTCCCGATCATGGCCGGCCTCACCAGCGTGCTCTGCTCCGGCCTCCTCGATCGCTACCCCAACCTTACTTTCGCATTCCTCGAAGGCGGTATCGGCTGGATTCCCGCTCACGTCGAACGCATGGACGACCACTTCGAGAATCCGCGGTACGGCGCCCGGGACCTGATCAGCCGGCCGCCGAGTGAATACCTCGCCACGCGGCGGATCTTTTTCGGTTGCGAAGGCGACGAGAAGTCCCTGGGTCGAGTTCTTCGGGAAGTCGGCGAGGACCTGTTCATCTACTCGTCGGATTACCCGCACGCCGACCGGACCCAGGGCACCGCCCGTTTTCTCGAACGACGCGACGATCTCGAGCCCGCCGCGCGCCGAAAGCTGCTCGAGGAAAACGCCCGCTCTTTCTACGGGATCTGA